A region from the Phycisphaerales bacterium genome encodes:
- a CDS encoding metal ABC transporter substrate-binding protein, with product MELGLRKRFRRVSGERRSGAVLGLAVAAAAAAGLLLLAGCGGEAPAGPGGPDVPRVVTTFTILQDMAQNVAGDKAIVESITKPGAEIHEYQPTPLDIVKAQSADLVLRNGLGLERWFEKFMGSVRDVPSVDLSEGIEPISIGEGPYNGKPNPHSWMSPRNALVYVENIRKALIEIDPANEATYTANAAAYSEQIRAIDGPLRDRLSSIPAEQRWLVTSEGAFSYLIRDYGMRELCLWPVNADEEGTPQQIQKVVDTIREYRIPVAFSESTISDKPMRQVCRETGAAYGGVLFVDSLTGEDGVAPTYLKMLTYNAETIVAGFGK from the coding sequence ATGGAGCTGGGGCTCAGGAAGCGGTTCAGGCGTGTATCCGGCGAACGGCGATCGGGTGCGGTGCTCGGGCTGGCGGTTGCGGCTGCGGCTGCGGCGGGGCTTCTTCTTCTGGCGGGATGCGGCGGCGAGGCGCCTGCGGGCCCAGGCGGGCCGGATGTGCCGCGCGTGGTGACGACGTTCACCATCCTGCAGGACATGGCCCAGAACGTGGCCGGCGACAAGGCGATCGTCGAGTCGATCACCAAGCCCGGCGCCGAGATCCACGAGTACCAGCCGACGCCCCTGGACATCGTCAAGGCGCAGTCGGCCGATCTCGTGCTTCGCAACGGGCTGGGGCTGGAGCGATGGTTCGAGAAGTTCATGGGCAGCGTGCGCGATGTGCCCAGCGTCGATCTGAGCGAGGGCATCGAGCCGATCAGCATTGGCGAGGGGCCGTACAACGGCAAGCCGAATCCGCACTCCTGGATGTCGCCGCGCAACGCGCTTGTCTACGTCGAGAACATCCGCAAGGCGCTGATTGAAATCGATCCGGCCAACGAAGCGACGTATACGGCCAACGCGGCGGCGTACAGCGAGCAGATCCGTGCCATCGACGGGCCCCTGCGCGACCGGCTGTCGAGCATTCCCGCCGAGCAGCGCTGGCTGGTGACGTCGGAAGGGGCATTTTCGTATCTCATCCGCGACTACGGCATGCGCGAGCTGTGCCTCTGGCCGGTCAACGCGGATGAAGAGGGCACCCCTCAGCAGATTCAGAAGGTCGTGGACACCATCCGCGAATACCGGATCCCCGTCGCATTTTCGGAGAGTACGATCAGCGACAAGCCGATGCGGCAGGTCTGCCGCGAAACCGGCGCTGCGTACGGCGGCGTGCTCTTCGTGGACTCACTCACGGGTGAGGACGGCGTCGCGCCGACGTATCTCAAAATGCTCACCTACAACGCCGAGACGATCGTCGCCGGCTTTGGCAAGTGA
- a CDS encoding metal-dependent transcriptional regulator yields MPSSTVENYIKRIYLEQQAEPAGEIVSMKSLAGAMGVTPGTATSMARSLADSRLVAYEPYGGVKLTARGRTLALRVLRRHRLIECFLVDALGLDWSEVHDEAESLEHAISDKLLDRIDEFLGFPSVDPHGDPIPTAAGEVRQAALTALTEVEQGAEVRIARVLDQDEQFLRFVDRHMLRPGTRARVLAHDDAADAVTVQSGKLPAVTMGRTAAAKIMVEITKG; encoded by the coding sequence ATGCCCAGCAGCACCGTCGAGAACTACATCAAGCGGATCTACCTCGAGCAGCAGGCCGAGCCGGCCGGAGAGATCGTCTCGATGAAGAGCCTCGCCGGGGCCATGGGCGTCACCCCGGGCACCGCCACCTCCATGGCCAGGAGCCTCGCCGACTCCCGGCTTGTCGCCTACGAGCCCTACGGCGGCGTGAAGCTCACCGCCCGCGGCCGCACGCTCGCCCTGCGCGTCCTCCGGCGGCACCGGCTCATCGAGTGCTTTCTCGTCGATGCCCTTGGCCTGGACTGGTCCGAGGTGCACGATGAGGCCGAGAGCCTTGAGCACGCCATCTCCGACAAACTCCTCGACCGCATCGACGAGTTCCTCGGCTTCCCCAGCGTTGATCCGCATGGCGACCCGATACCGACCGCCGCGGGCGAGGTGCGGCAGGCGGCGCTCACCGCGCTGACTGAAGTCGAGCAAGGCGCCGAAGTGCGCATCGCGCGCGTGCTCGATCAGGATGAGCAGTTCCTGCGCTTTGTCGATCGCCACATGCTCCGCCCCGGCACGCGCGCCCGCGTGCTGGCGCACGACGACGCCGCTGATGCCGTCACCGTGCAGTCGGGCAAACTCCCGGCCGTCACCATGGGCCGCACCGCGGCTGCCAAGATCATGGTCGAGATCACCAAGGGCTGA
- a CDS encoding acylphosphatase — MKRRALTVEGMMRGIDFRSFVFQLLRQHGLAGCILNRGMRIHIEVQGETSELIGFAEALRSQPLAPMCIDGITSRLVEPSAGRAPGRERRVQPLGLAGVTDRFEQLHAS; from the coding sequence ATGAAACGGCGCGCACTGACGGTGGAGGGAATGATGCGGGGGATCGACTTTCGATCTTTCGTGTTTCAACTCCTGCGGCAGCACGGGCTGGCCGGGTGCATCCTCAACCGGGGCATGCGCATTCATATCGAGGTGCAGGGCGAGACGTCGGAGTTGATCGGTTTCGCCGAGGCCCTTCGTTCCCAGCCGCTTGCGCCGATGTGCATCGACGGCATTACCTCCCGACTCGTCGAACCATCCGCAGGCCGCGCGCCCGGGCGGGAGCGCCGGGTGCAGCCGCTCGGGCTGGCCGGGGTGACGGATCGATTCGAGCAACTTCACGCCTCGTAG
- a CDS encoding DUF1080 domain-containing protein, which yields MTSRRVTRIGHRQIIGAAALSTAVLAAAAALPLDAAIERLIAAPPVITPGTHSSAPSDAIVLFDGSSLAAWTYTDGRAAQWTIDGDAMIVKPGSGSIMSKPKFNSAQVHLEFATPPAHGEGQERGNSGMYIQGRYEVQILDSFENETYPNGQCSAIYGQYPPLVNASRKPGEWQTYDVIFHAPQFDENGNKVAPGTITVFHNGVLTQDHVELQGVTGGNLSDESPEPGPLMLQDHGNTMRFRNIWFRTLD from the coding sequence ATGACGTCGCGACGAGTTACACGAATCGGCCATCGGCAGATCATCGGCGCTGCGGCGCTGAGCACGGCGGTTCTCGCGGCCGCAGCGGCGTTGCCGCTGGATGCGGCGATCGAGCGCTTGATCGCCGCGCCGCCAGTCATCACGCCCGGAACTCATTCGTCCGCGCCCTCCGATGCCATCGTGCTCTTTGATGGCTCAAGCCTCGCCGCCTGGACCTACACCGACGGCCGCGCGGCCCAGTGGACGATCGATGGCGACGCGATGATCGTCAAGCCCGGCTCGGGCTCGATCATGTCCAAGCCGAAGTTCAACAGCGCGCAGGTGCATCTCGAATTCGCCACGCCGCCAGCGCACGGCGAGGGCCAGGAGCGCGGCAACAGCGGCATGTACATCCAGGGCCGCTACGAAGTGCAGATCCTCGATTCCTTCGAGAACGAGACCTACCCCAACGGCCAGTGCAGCGCCATCTACGGCCAGTATCCGCCGCTGGTGAATGCATCGCGCAAGCCTGGCGAATGGCAGACGTACGACGTCATTTTCCACGCGCCGCAGTTTGATGAGAACGGCAACAAGGTGGCGCCAGGCACGATCACCGTCTTCCACAACGGCGTGCTCACGCAGGATCACGTCGAACTGCAGGGCGTCACCGGCGGCAATCTGAGTGACGAAAGCCCCGAGCCCGGGCCCCTCATGCTGCAGGATCACGGCAACACCATGCGATTTCGCAACATCTGGTTCCGCACGCTCGACTGA
- a CDS encoding protein-L-isoaspartate(D-aspartate) O-methyltransferase has product MAKLIAREREQMVARQIASRGVKDPHVLEAMRTVPREVFVAGWLHEFAYEDSPLPIEEGQTISQPYIVALMIEAAEIQPGHRVLEVGCGSGYASAILSRIARQIYAIEWHDALARLARQRLGDLGYDNVVVKQGDGSLGWPEQAPFDAIIVSAGGPVVPPSLLEQLVIGGRLVIPVGAEPRTQTLLRIRRTGEDQYDRESLGQVQFVPLVGSEGWSADGLPIAPHRAPRPLRIPLPQRDRLSALIAESCEIITDLETAPLDGLLDRIGAARIVLIGEATHGTSEFYRMRARITRELILRKGFDAVAIEGDWPDVSALDRRVRPRPAPPLRDAPFSRFPSWMWRNREMREFVDWLAAHNETVQSREGKVGLYGLDLYSLNNSIGAVLDFLDKVDPQAAQTARVRYGCFSPWETDPATYGRAAVSGRLPGCEREAVSTLMSLLVHRIEYLKSDGDLFFDAQRNATVVREAEKYYRAMYYGSRESWNLRDEHMFDTLQAVLAHRGLESRAVVWAHNSHVGNAAATEMGARGELNIGQLARDAYGTGAYLIGLGTDHGTVAAASNWDEPMQVMNVRPAHEDSYERLCHESGVSAFLLPLRHSIETELREALLTPRLERAIGVIYRPQTELPSHYFQAALPAQFDEYIWFDETAAVRAIETRESELAPETYPFGL; this is encoded by the coding sequence ATGGCGAAACTGATCGCCCGGGAGCGCGAGCAAATGGTGGCGCGGCAGATCGCCTCGCGCGGCGTGAAGGATCCGCACGTCCTCGAAGCGATGCGCACCGTGCCGCGCGAAGTTTTCGTCGCCGGGTGGCTGCACGAATTCGCCTACGAAGACTCGCCGCTGCCCATCGAAGAAGGCCAGACCATCTCGCAGCCCTACATCGTGGCGCTGATGATCGAAGCGGCCGAGATTCAGCCCGGTCATCGCGTGCTTGAAGTTGGCTGCGGCTCGGGATACGCCTCGGCGATCCTCAGCCGAATCGCGCGGCAGATCTACGCCATCGAATGGCACGACGCGCTGGCGCGCCTCGCCAGGCAACGCCTCGGCGATCTGGGATACGACAACGTCGTCGTGAAACAGGGCGACGGCTCGCTCGGCTGGCCCGAGCAGGCGCCCTTCGATGCGATCATCGTCTCGGCCGGCGGGCCGGTCGTGCCGCCGAGCCTGCTCGAACAGCTGGTCATCGGCGGGCGGCTGGTCATCCCCGTCGGCGCCGAACCCCGTACGCAGACGCTGCTGCGCATCCGCCGGACCGGCGAGGATCAGTACGATCGCGAATCGCTCGGGCAGGTGCAGTTCGTGCCGCTGGTCGGAAGCGAAGGCTGGTCGGCCGACGGTCTGCCGATCGCGCCGCACCGGGCGCCCCGGCCGCTGCGCATCCCGCTGCCGCAGCGCGACCGCCTCAGCGCGCTCATCGCCGAATCGTGCGAGATCATCACCGACCTCGAAACGGCGCCGCTCGACGGCCTGCTCGACCGCATCGGCGCGGCGCGCATCGTGCTCATCGGCGAGGCGACGCACGGCACGAGCGAGTTCTACCGCATGCGGGCTCGTATCACGCGCGAGCTGATTCTGCGAAAGGGCTTCGACGCCGTCGCGATCGAAGGCGACTGGCCCGACGTGAGCGCCCTGGACCGCCGTGTCCGCCCGCGGCCGGCGCCGCCGCTGCGCGATGCCCCTTTCTCGCGTTTCCCCAGCTGGATGTGGCGCAACCGCGAGATGCGCGAATTCGTCGATTGGCTTGCAGCGCACAATGAAACCGTCCAGAGCCGCGAGGGCAAAGTCGGCCTCTACGGCCTCGATCTCTACAGCCTGAACAACTCCATCGGCGCCGTGCTCGACTTCCTCGACAAGGTGGATCCGCAGGCCGCGCAGACGGCGCGCGTGCGCTACGGCTGCTTTTCGCCGTGGGAAACCGATCCAGCGACCTATGGCCGGGCCGCGGTCAGCGGCCGCCTGCCGGGCTGCGAGCGGGAAGCCGTCTCAACGCTGATGAGCCTGCTCGTGCATCGCATCGAGTACTTGAAGAGCGACGGGGATCTCTTCTTCGACGCCCAGCGCAACGCCACGGTGGTGCGCGAAGCGGAGAAGTACTACCGCGCGATGTACTACGGCTCGCGCGAGTCGTGGAACCTGCGCGACGAGCACATGTTCGACACCCTTCAGGCGGTGCTCGCCCATCGCGGGCTCGAGAGCCGCGCCGTCGTCTGGGCCCACAACTCGCACGTCGGCAACGCCGCCGCCACCGAGATGGGAGCGCGCGGCGAGCTCAACATCGGCCAGTTGGCGCGCGACGCCTACGGCACTGGCGCGTATCTCATCGGCTTGGGCACTGACCACGGCACCGTCGCCGCCGCGTCCAACTGGGATGAGCCGATGCAGGTCATGAACGTCCGCCCGGCTCACGAGGACAGTTACGAACGGCTCTGCCACGAATCAGGCGTGAGCGCGTTCCTGCTGCCGCTGCGGCACTCGATTGAAACGGAGTTGCGCGAAGCATTGCTCACGCCGCGTCTCGAGCGGGCCATCGGAGTCATCTACCGGCCGCAGACTGAACTGCCAAGCCACTACTTCCAGGCGGCTTTGCCCGCCCAGTTCGACGAGTACATCTGGTTTGACGAGACCGCCGCCGTGCGGGCCATCGAGACGCGCGAATCCGAACTCGCGCCGGAGACCTACCCATTTGGCCTGTAA
- a CDS encoding DUF892 family protein, whose amino-acid sequence MPLKTMKDLLAQQLDELLAGERHIIQVMPKLARAVNSHRLRDAIESYQRLSREHVSRLEPIFAEMDLRPRKAEARGMRGLLEDCLRLAAMDNAEAHVRDAAIIAVAQHVKHDVIAGYGCAKTWASLLGMHDAADELQRSLADERNADAELTRIAEDLNLAAVEAAV is encoded by the coding sequence ATGCCACTGAAAACCATGAAAGACCTGCTGGCGCAGCAGCTCGATGAACTGCTCGCCGGCGAGAGGCACATCATCCAGGTCATGCCCAAACTCGCGCGGGCTGTGAACTCCCATCGCCTGCGCGACGCCATCGAGAGTTACCAGCGGTTGTCCAGGGAGCACGTCAGCCGTCTTGAGCCGATCTTCGCGGAGATGGACCTCAGGCCGCGCAAGGCTGAAGCGCGCGGGATGAGAGGCCTGCTCGAAGACTGCCTCAGGCTGGCCGCGATGGACAACGCCGAAGCGCACGTGCGCGATGCGGCGATCATCGCCGTGGCCCAGCACGTCAAGCACGATGTCATCGCCGGCTATGGTTGCGCCAAGACATGGGCCAGCCTGCTGGGGATGCACGACGCGGCAGACGAACTGCAGCGCTCGCTTGCCGACGAGCGCAACGCCGATGCGGAACTGACGCGCATCGCCGAAGATCTGAACCTGGCGGCCGTCGAAGCGGCCGTGTGA
- a CDS encoding Hsp20/alpha crystallin family protein has translation MNLIPWNRRNPADGDLVRFRHEVDNMFNRFFNDPWGAIEPKFRSEGWLPAVDVSENDAEVTVRAEMPGVETKDLDINILGNTLSIAGKKEEKKEQKGENYYQCERRFGSFRRSVDLPETIDADKITADAENGVVTVHVPKKPGMKPRHVDIKPSGRKVPLGA, from the coding sequence ATGAACCTCATCCCATGGAATCGGCGGAACCCCGCTGATGGAGACCTCGTACGGTTCCGCCACGAGGTGGACAACATGTTCAATCGCTTCTTCAACGACCCGTGGGGCGCGATTGAGCCGAAGTTCCGCTCCGAAGGATGGCTGCCCGCCGTCGACGTGAGCGAGAACGATGCGGAGGTGACGGTGCGCGCGGAGATGCCGGGCGTCGAGACCAAGGATCTGGACATCAACATCCTCGGCAACACGCTCAGCATTGCGGGGAAGAAGGAAGAGAAGAAGGAACAGAAGGGCGAGAACTACTACCAGTGCGAGCGCCGCTTCGGTTCCTTCCGGCGCAGCGTCGATCTGCCCGAAACGATCGACGCGGACAAGATCACGGCGGACGCGGAGAACGGCGTGGTGACCGTGCACGTGCCCAAGAAGCCGGGCATGAAGCCGCGGCACGTGGACATCAAGCCATCGGGCCGGAAGGTGCCGCTTGGCGCCTGA